One region of Scomber scombrus chromosome 10, fScoSco1.1, whole genome shotgun sequence genomic DNA includes:
- the her9 gene encoding hairy-related 9 isoform X2, with the protein MPADTMEKQTASPIAGAPANGSHTPDKPKNASEHRKSSKPIMEKRRRARINESLGQLKTLILDALKKDSSRHSKLEKADILEMTVKHLRNLQRVQMSALSADATVLSKYRAGFNECMNEVTRFLSTSEGVNTEVRSRLLNHLSSCMSQMMSMNYPQQAPSQQAHLAQPLHVQLPSTLPISGAAMGSKLSPAEAISPKVFGGFQLVPATDGQFAFLIPNPAFASATAPVIPLYANTGVPVAVNASPVHGGSAPTAASPIHGMTSFSGGSQAVSPVGVSTGSESNEPVWRPW; encoded by the exons ATGCCAGCTGACACTATGGAAAAACAAACGGCATCCCCTATTGCCGGTGCCCCTGCAAACGGATCACACACACCGGACAAACCGAAAAATGCCAGCGAGCATAGAAAA TCATCCAAACCCATTATGGAAAAACGCCGCAGAGCAAGAATTAACGAAAGCCTTGGGCAGCTCAAGACACTCATCCTGGACGCACTTAAAAAAGAC AGCTCCAGACACTCAAAGTTGGAGAAAGCAGACATCCTGGAGATGACAGTGAAGCACTTGAGGAACCTGCAGCGTGTACAGATGAGTG CACTCTCAGCAGATGCCACCGTCCTGAGCAAGTACAGAGCCGGATTCAACGAGTGCATGAACGAGGTCACCCGCTTCCTGTCCACCTCAGAGGGGGTGAACACGGAGGTGAGGTCGAGGCTCCTCAACCACCTGTCCAGCTGCATGAGCCAGATGATGTCCATGAACTACCCGCAACAGGCCCCGTCCCAGCAGGCGCACCTGGCGCAGCCCCTCCATGTGCAACTCCCATCCACTCTGCCCATCAGTGGCGCCGCCATGGGCTCCAAACTCAGCCCTGCCGAGGCCATCTCTCCGAAGGTCTTTGGTGGGTTTCAGCTGGTGCCTGCAACCGATGGACAATTCGCTTTTTTGATCCCTAACCCGGCCTTTGCCTCCGCCACAGCTCCTGTTATCCCTCTTTACGCAAACACAGGAGTGCCTGTTGCAGTTAACGCCAGTCCGGTGCACGGCGGTTCGGCACCGACTGCAGCATCTCCAATCCACGGCATGACATCCTTCTCTGGGGGGTCCCAGGCGGTCAGCCCGGTTGGGGTCAGCACCGGCTCGGAGAGCAACGAGCCTGTGTGGCGGCCTTGGTAG
- the her9 gene encoding hairy-related 9 isoform X1 — MPADTMEKQTASPIAGAPANGSHTPDKPKNASEHRKSSKPIMEKRRRARINESLGQLKTLILDALKKDSSRHSKLEKADILEMTVKHLRNLQRVQMSAALSADATVLSKYRAGFNECMNEVTRFLSTSEGVNTEVRSRLLNHLSSCMSQMMSMNYPQQAPSQQAHLAQPLHVQLPSTLPISGAAMGSKLSPAEAISPKVFGGFQLVPATDGQFAFLIPNPAFASATAPVIPLYANTGVPVAVNASPVHGGSAPTAASPIHGMTSFSGGSQAVSPVGVSTGSESNEPVWRPW; from the exons ATGCCAGCTGACACTATGGAAAAACAAACGGCATCCCCTATTGCCGGTGCCCCTGCAAACGGATCACACACACCGGACAAACCGAAAAATGCCAGCGAGCATAGAAAA TCATCCAAACCCATTATGGAAAAACGCCGCAGAGCAAGAATTAACGAAAGCCTTGGGCAGCTCAAGACACTCATCCTGGACGCACTTAAAAAAGAC AGCTCCAGACACTCAAAGTTGGAGAAAGCAGACATCCTGGAGATGACAGTGAAGCACTTGAGGAACCTGCAGCGTGTACAGATGAGTG caGCACTCTCAGCAGATGCCACCGTCCTGAGCAAGTACAGAGCCGGATTCAACGAGTGCATGAACGAGGTCACCCGCTTCCTGTCCACCTCAGAGGGGGTGAACACGGAGGTGAGGTCGAGGCTCCTCAACCACCTGTCCAGCTGCATGAGCCAGATGATGTCCATGAACTACCCGCAACAGGCCCCGTCCCAGCAGGCGCACCTGGCGCAGCCCCTCCATGTGCAACTCCCATCCACTCTGCCCATCAGTGGCGCCGCCATGGGCTCCAAACTCAGCCCTGCCGAGGCCATCTCTCCGAAGGTCTTTGGTGGGTTTCAGCTGGTGCCTGCAACCGATGGACAATTCGCTTTTTTGATCCCTAACCCGGCCTTTGCCTCCGCCACAGCTCCTGTTATCCCTCTTTACGCAAACACAGGAGTGCCTGTTGCAGTTAACGCCAGTCCGGTGCACGGCGGTTCGGCACCGACTGCAGCATCTCCAATCCACGGCATGACATCCTTCTCTGGGGGGTCCCAGGCGGTCAGCCCGGTTGGGGTCAGCACCGGCTCGGAGAGCAACGAGCCTGTGTGGCGGCCTTGGTAG